Below is a genomic region from Vibrio cortegadensis.
GCAATAACGGCAATCGCTGCCACACATCGCAATAAATCGAAAAATTGAACTCTTTGTCTCATATAAATTGATGACCTGTAGTCGAGCCGAATAAGTGGCGTCATCAAACTATAACAACAAAAAAGCTGACCTGTGAATACACAAGGTCAGCGATAAGTAAAAGCTTATGTCGGTTGCAAAAAATTATGCAGGTTGACGAGTCGCAGCAATCACGATTTCACGTACACAGACATTTTGTGGTTGGTTGTAAGCGTAGCTGATGGCATTAGCGATATCTTGAGGAGCAATTGCACCACCCATGCCTTCTTTCCACTCTTGGTAACCAGAAATAATATCTTCGTTAGTTGTGTGGCTAAGAAGATCTGTCTCTACCGCACCTGGTGCAATCGTGATCATGCGTACGCTATCATCTGCCACTTCTTCGCGGATGTTTTCAGTAATCGCATGAACCGCAAATTTAGTACCACAGTAAGCCGCATGGCTTGGGAATGTTTTACGACCTGCAACAGAACTGATGTTGATAACCGTACCTGTTTTACGCGCTTTCATTTTCTCTAGAACTAAGTGAATACCGTTTAGAAGACCAAGTACGTTCACGTCAAACATTTGCTTCCATTCTGCTGGATCTTGAACATCAGCATTACCAAGCAGCATTACGCCAGCGTTGTTAACTAAACCGTCAACTGGGCCGAATTTTTCTTCTGCTTCAGCAACTGCACTGCGGAAGCTTTCTAGATCTGTGATATCTACTTGACGACAAAGTGTGTTTGGTAGGTTTAATGCTTCTAGTTTTTCAACGCGACGAGCAAGAAGCAGTAATGAAAAACCTTCAGATGAAAGTTG
It encodes:
- a CDS encoding SDR family oxidoreductase, translated to MSKLIVVTGASSGIGEATAKQLSSEGFSLLLLARRVEKLEALNLPNTLCRQVDITDLESFRSAVAEAEEKFGPVDGLVNNAGVMLLGNADVQDPAEWKQMFDVNVLGLLNGIHLVLEKMKARKTGTVINISSVAGRKTFPSHAAYCGTKFAVHAITENIREEVADDSVRMITIAPGAVETDLLSHTTNEDIISGYQEWKEGMGGAIAPQDIANAISYAYNQPQNVCVREIVIAATRQPA